GGTTTGTAGTTGTTTCTGATTTTTCTAAATGATGTTTTTGCTCTAAAACATCATCTATTTGTTTAGAATCAGAACTTGGTTTAATAGCTTCATTAAGATTTGATTCGGAAGTATTTTCCATTCAAACTTTTACTGTTTTAAAATACTCTTCTGTATTTGTTTGTTTAACTTGTTCTGATTTTTGAGCAACATTGATTTCGACCGTTTTACTAAAATCATTAACTTCTTTAAAGTTTTGAATTTCTGATTCATTAATTTGAACCGTTTGGGTTGCATCATGTAATTTTTCTTGACTAACACCCACTCATGTGTCTACTTCATTGGAAGTTTCTTCAATAATTTGCGGTTCTTTATTTAGTAAATAAGTACTTGTGGCGCCTTCAATTGAACTATTGTAAAAATTACGGATTGCTCCTGGGTTAAAGAATTTTAAAATTTCATTTTGCAGCTTAATTCAAGAAATTGGCGTAATTACTTCAATATCATATTTCTTAGATACTAAGAAACGAATTTTATCACGCATTTTAGCGTAATTAATTGGTTTAGAAGCATAATTATAAGTATCAAAAATAAAGCTTTTATATGGGATTTTGTTGACTGTGATAACAATATCAATTGTCATTGAACCAACAATATAATCTCTAAAAATTTCACAATTAGGAATTTGACGTGTTAAATCTCTAAGATATGAATAAACTTTAAGTTTGAATCATTTTTCCTTTTCACTTAAAATTTCATCAATTTCCTCTGGTTGTTTAAATGAATCTTTAAGAAGGACTCTTCGTCCCTCGATTGAAAGCTCTAAGAAATCTAATCATTTTTTAAAGATTTTTAAATCCTCTTGCATATTTGGAGTGAGCGGAATATCGCTTGAATTAATTGTTTTTAAAACAATCATTTTTTCCTTGGCTCTCGAAATAGCGACATTTAATGCATTTTTTCCACCAGGACGAGCAACATATGAATATTGAATCTTAGTATTTTTATCGTAAGCTAGCGTTGCAATAACAAGATCAGCTTCATCACCTTGAATATTTTCGATATTTCTAATTAATAAACGACGTTTTTTGATTGCCTCTTCTAGTTCAGGATGATTTCTGAAAATTAATCAAGTAATATAATCACTTTGTTTTCCATTAAATCCTAAAATAATAATTTTTTCATATTTATCAAGGTTTTCGATTGCAATTTCAATTGCTTTTTTAGCTTCAGCAACATTCTTTTGATTTTCTCAAGCTCCATCTTCAACTTGAATTACCTCAATTGGATTAGTGCTTCATGATGTAGCTGAATCAATTGCATCGAGTGTTGAATTATAAAAGTGTTTACTTGAAAAAGTCATCAGTGCCGCATGATTTGAACGATAGTTTTTGTCAAGTAAAATCGGAAAGACACCAAGAGAAAGAGCATAATCTAAAAGTGAGTCAACTTGACCAAAAATTGAATCATCACTTTGTCTTGTTCCAAATCAATTATTTGGTTTCATTTGTTGAGTATCACCAGCTAAAATTTTACGTTTAGCTAAGTATAAAATAGGTAAACCATTTTCAATAAAAATTTGACTTGATTCATCTAAGATTGCATAATCGAATTCGTTTTTGGTTCAACCTGATAAATCTGTATTTGGAGTTGCGATAATAATTGGGAAAATCTTTTTAATAATTGCAGAATATTTTTTAATAAAACGATATGGTTCATAGTTAACAATTCTAATACTTTGAGCAAATTCACGATAAAGCATTCTTTCTTCTTCGTTAAAATTAGCAATTGTTTTGAAAATTCTTTCTAAAACAACATTTTTAATCGCTTCTTCATCAGAAATTGTATTGGCATATGAAATATTTTCTTCAAGTTTCATAAGTTCGTTAATTCGATCAAACGGATTATTTGTTTGTTCTTTATCATAACCAATTTCACGCATAAATTGCATCAAGTCATGAAGTGTTCCAGTAAAACCTGTTAAGTGTGAATCAATCTCTTGACCTAAACGACGAAGTTCAAAATACTTACGAACAAAAGGAAGGAAAGTTAAATCATGATTTTTTAACAATTCTTTGGCAGTTTCACCTTGTTTAAATGGAACTTGTGGATAGAAAACATCTTTTGGTAAATCAACTATAAATCCCATTTCCTTATCAAAATCAAAGTCTTTTTTATGAACACTAATGTAGTAATAAGCTTTTAAAACAAGTTGTGAAGTTGGATCACTTAAATATTCACTTGCTTTCGCAATGAAATTAAGCTCCTGAGCAGTAATTGTACTGCAATGTTTGATTTGATTATAAGAATCAAAATTCTCAATCATTTCTAAGTAATTTTGAATTGGTTCATAAAAACTACTCTTTTTCATCTCCTTAGAGTTAGAAATAAAGAGTGCAAATGGATTTAATTTATTTAGACGTTGATAAATAACTTCAAGTGCAGCTCTTTTTTGAGAAGCCACAATTGCTGTTTTACCATAAACTAAAATATTCGCAATCAAATTAACAATTGTTTGAGATTTACCTGTACCCGGAGGACCTCAAATAACTGTATTTTGGTTAAGAGAACTAAGAATTGCTCGATCTTGTGAAAGATTTGATTCAGTAATTTTAAAAAGTGCTAAATTTGGGTTGAAAATTGAACGATCAATTTTATTTTTGTAAATATTTTTATTGAATTCAACATCAATAATTTCATCAATTTCTCCATTTTGAATAATTTCTTTCATTCTTGTTCTTGAAAATCCTCCACCTGGTTGGAAGATACCTAAAACAGCTCCTGGAAAGAAACTAAGTGAAGGGTTTTGAATTTCATCAGGACGAAACTTTTTAAAATTTTCAACAATGTTAAGCGGAATATTGTAAAGTCCATTTCAATGAGTTTGTAAATTACGTAACAGAGTATTAA
This sequence is a window from Mycoplasmopsis gallopavonis. Protein-coding genes within it:
- a CDS encoding DEAD/DEAH box helicase, yielding MISQQNKYKVILDNLLEVSNNDSAIFTKVNDKDYFDILSLVRPEDFERICRLETFEVSLYEMGLSKVVTKLKETSNIEDFIRVLKEWTNIKEDEIGQIRHNYLKMRDKVIGNLEVKIQKSLLKWKVLNDKTINILDETNIWPLHLGFLFVSLRKEDKAIYAPLFFKEAHIQFKNGRPYLSSNGDIKINEKLLFFLSNQGFDLYLDDQVKEFEINTLLRNLQTHWNGLYNIPLNIVENFKKFRPDEIQNPSLSFFPGAVLGIFQPGGGFSRTRMKEIIQNGEIDEIIDVEFNKNIYKNKIDRSIFNPNLALFKITESNLSQDRAILSSLNQNTVIWGPPGTGKSQTIVNLIANILVYGKTAIVASQKRAALEVIYQRLNKLNPFALFISNSKEMKKSSFYEPIQNYLEMIENFDSYNQIKHCSTITAQELNFIAKASEYLSDPTSQLVLKAYYYISVHKKDFDFDKEMGFIVDLPKDVFYPQVPFKQGETAKELLKNHDLTFLPFVRKYFELRRLGQEIDSHLTGFTGTLHDLMQFMREIGYDKEQTNNPFDRINELMKLEENISYANTISDEEAIKNVVLERIFKTIANFNEEERMLYREFAQSIRIVNYEPYRFIKKYSAIIKKIFPIIIATPNTDLSGWTKNEFDYAILDESSQIFIENGLPILYLAKRKILAGDTQQMKPNNWFGTRQSDDSIFGQVDSLLDYALSLGVFPILLDKNYRSNHAALMTFSSKHFYNSTLDAIDSATSWSTNPIEVIQVEDGAWENQKNVAEAKKAIEIAIENLDKYEKIIILGFNGKQSDYITWLIFRNHPELEEAIKKRRLLIRNIENIQGDEADLVIATLAYDKNTKIQYSYVARPGGKNALNVAISRAKEKMIVLKTINSSDIPLTPNMQEDLKIFKKWLDFLELSIEGRRVLLKDSFKQPEEIDEILSEKEKWFKLKVYSYLRDLTRQIPNCEIFRDYIVGSMTIDIVITVNKIPYKSFIFDTYNYASKPINYAKMRDKIRFLVSKKYDIEVITPISWIKLQNEILKFFNPGAIRNFYNSSIEGATSTYLLNKEPQIIEETSNEVDTWVGVSQEKLHDATQTVQINESEIQNFKEVNDFSKTVEINVAQKSEQVKQTNTEEYFKTVKVWMENTSESNLNEAIKPSSDSKQIDDVLEQKHHLEKSETTTNLDDHDDFIKKMKQDLDEVNF